The Cellulomonas sp. P24 genome contains a region encoding:
- the infA gene encoding translation initiation factor IF-1, protein MAKKDGVIEIEGSVVEALPNAMFRVELSNGHRVLAHISGKMRQHYIRILPEDRVVVELSPYDLSRGRIVYRYK, encoded by the coding sequence ATGGCGAAGAAGGACGGTGTCATCGAGATCGAGGGCAGCGTGGTCGAGGCTCTCCCCAACGCGATGTTCCGCGTCGAGCTGAGCAACGGTCACAGGGTGCTCGCCCACATCTCGGGAAAGATGCGCCAGCACTACATCCGGATCCTCCCCGAGGATCGCGTGGTCGTGGAGCTGAGCCCGTACGACCTGTCCCGCGGTCGGATCGTCTACCGCTACAAGTAA